In Leptodesmis sichuanensis A121, the following are encoded in one genomic region:
- a CDS encoding S-layer homology domain-containing protein produces MNCPSRSSVSLVLAVVLLLPLASCANSGFGDSLQNSLAADPRLKETSPDGSLQSVNGAPSPAATSAQLPENFPSEIPRYPGAQLQEVKGSGADSSLPGAQSTLTEWSTSDASDRVLAFYQEQLQTGNWTLEPTPLTAPQGTLVARQNDLKVTVTVPNNTASPSPSPGTTFTLQYSRESAATAQSPTAPTSPSPSPSFSPSPSPTQLEAFLGVKGTADGTIAQPGSTPPPLAFTPTPYTDLDKAPKELQQYLTDLAQLGVLSLSPAGDKTKAADTTFAPDKPVSRREYARWLFAANNRLYSDRAAQQIRSGQASQPAFRDVPPTDPDFAAIQGLAEAGIIPSSLSGDPTVVTFRPDAQLTREAMLLWKVPMDTRQPLPTANLDALKQTWGFQDAARIEPSAQRAVLADFQNGDLSNIRRVFGYTTLLQPQKPVTRAEAAATLWYFGYQGNGVSARDALKGTK; encoded by the coding sequence GTGAATTGCCCTTCTCGGTCTTCGGTGTCTCTGGTTTTGGCGGTTGTATTGTTGCTGCCGCTGGCAAGTTGTGCCAATTCTGGTTTTGGTGACTCCTTGCAAAACTCCCTGGCAGCAGATCCAAGGCTGAAAGAAACTTCGCCGGATGGTAGCTTGCAGTCTGTCAATGGAGCACCCTCCCCGGCTGCAACGTCTGCTCAATTACCAGAAAATTTTCCCAGTGAAATTCCTCGCTATCCCGGTGCTCAATTGCAAGAGGTAAAGGGTAGTGGTGCAGATAGTTCTCTCCCCGGAGCACAGAGTACCCTCACCGAGTGGAGTACTTCAGATGCCAGCGATCGTGTCCTGGCTTTTTATCAGGAACAACTGCAAACGGGCAACTGGACATTAGAGCCAACTCCCTTAACGGCTCCCCAGGGAACCCTGGTAGCCCGCCAGAACGATCTCAAAGTAACAGTCACGGTTCCCAACAATACGGCCTCCCCGTCTCCCAGTCCAGGCACCACTTTCACTCTTCAATACAGTCGCGAATCCGCTGCCACTGCTCAATCTCCCACTGCTCCAACCTCCCCATCTCCCTCACCCTCCTTCTCTCCTTCCCCCTCTCCTACTCAACTGGAAGCCTTCCTGGGAGTAAAAGGAACCGCCGATGGTACGATCGCCCAACCAGGTTCCACCCCCCCGCCCCTTGCCTTCACTCCTACCCCTTATACAGACCTGGATAAAGCTCCCAAAGAACTGCAGCAGTATTTAACGGATCTGGCTCAGTTGGGTGTTCTCAGCCTGTCACCAGCGGGCGATAAAACGAAAGCGGCGGATACCACCTTTGCTCCTGACAAGCCTGTGTCTCGACGGGAGTATGCTCGGTGGTTATTTGCGGCGAATAACCGTCTGTATAGCGATCGGGCCGCTCAACAAATTCGTTCCGGGCAAGCCAGTCAGCCAGCTTTCCGCGATGTTCCTCCTACGGATCCTGACTTTGCCGCCATTCAAGGATTAGCAGAAGCGGGGATTATTCCCAGTTCCTTATCAGGCGACCCAACCGTGGTTACGTTCCGTCCCGATGCCCAGCTAACCCGGGAAGCCATGCTGCTCTGGAAAGTGCCTATGGATACCCGACAGCCTTTACCAACTGCGAATCTGGACGCGCTCAAGCAAACCTGGGGCTTTCAAGATGCCGCCCGTATTGAACCCTCTGCCCAACGGGCGGTGCTGGCCGATTTCCAAAACGGGGATTTGTCGAATATTCGCCGAGTCTTCGGTTACACTACATTGCTCCAACCGCAGAAACCCGTGACCCGTGCAGAAGCGGCGGCCACCCTTTGGTATTTCGGCTACCAGGGCAATGGGGTGTCAGCCAGAGATGCGCTCAAGGGAACCAAGTGA
- a CDS encoding pentapeptide repeat-containing protein, producing the protein MDMKPTTVAIATLLTSLSLTLPARAENLEHTQQLLSTRQCPGCDLSNAGLIFAELSGANLSRANLSRANLSRANLQGADLRGANLMGASLNGANLTGARLDGANLMAVDLRDAYLTGAVMDGATVDGALLAGAIGVPTTIGTAEEFYQLAIQNERRRDYVRSTENFTQVIMRKPTFAPAYFGRAAARAQGGDRTGAIADAREAERLFNSQGDQKNAELANKFAMLLEHPPEEKQPKGGSGIGTALLGLLGGALQIFLKGFPIVPFL; encoded by the coding sequence ATGGATATGAAACCTACCACCGTAGCGATCGCCACCCTCCTGACCAGCCTCAGCCTGACCTTACCAGCACGGGCTGAGAATCTGGAGCATACCCAGCAGTTGCTCTCCACCCGGCAATGTCCGGGTTGTGATTTGAGTAATGCAGGTCTGATTTTTGCCGAGTTGTCAGGAGCTAACTTAAGTCGGGCGAATCTCAGTCGGGCGAATCTCAGTCGGGCAAATTTGCAGGGAGCCGACCTGCGAGGAGCCAATTTGATGGGTGCATCCCTGAATGGAGCCAATCTTACTGGGGCCAGGTTGGATGGAGCCAATTTGATGGCAGTTGATCTACGAGATGCTTACCTGACCGGAGCCGTGATGGATGGAGCCACGGTGGATGGAGCGTTATTGGCAGGAGCGATCGGAGTACCAACCACGATAGGAACAGCAGAAGAGTTTTATCAGTTAGCCATTCAAAACGAGCGGCGACGAGATTACGTGCGCTCCACTGAAAACTTTACTCAGGTGATTATGCGCAAACCCACCTTTGCTCCGGCTTACTTTGGGCGGGCGGCTGCGCGTGCTCAAGGCGGCGATCGCACTGGGGCGATCGCGGATGCGCGGGAAGCTGAACGCCTATTTAACAGTCAGGGCGATCAAAAGAATGCCGAACTGGCCAACAAATTCGCCATGTTACTGGAACATCCCCCCGAAGAGAAACAACCGAAAGGCGGCAGTGGCATTGGTACGGCCTTACTGGGTCTGCTTGGCGGGGCACTGCAAATTTTCCTGAAAGGCTTTCCGATCGTTCCATTCCTTTAA
- a CDS encoding MAPEG family protein, which translates to MTPYPAFITLLALILYFVLGINVGRARVKYKVMPPQMSGDPNFERVLRVQQNTLEQLVLFLPAFWLFCQYVSPVWGSVLGAVWIVGRILYAWGYYQASEKRIPGFGIAALATIALLLGALIGVMRVLFQQV; encoded by the coding sequence ATGACTCCTTATCCCGCCTTCATTACACTACTGGCCCTTATTCTCTACTTTGTTTTGGGAATCAATGTGGGTAGAGCCAGGGTGAAGTACAAAGTTATGCCACCGCAAATGTCTGGTGATCCCAATTTTGAGCGGGTGCTGCGAGTCCAGCAAAACACCCTGGAGCAACTGGTGCTATTCCTGCCTGCTTTCTGGTTATTCTGTCAGTATGTCAGCCCTGTTTGGGGTTCTGTTTTGGGAGCAGTCTGGATTGTTGGGCGGATCCTCTATGCCTGGGGGTATTATCAGGCTTCCGAAAAACGCATTCCCGGATTTGGCATAGCAGCCCTGGCCACGATCGCCCTGCTCTTGGGAGCGTTGATTGGAGTAATGCGTGTCCTTTTCCAGCAAGTATGA
- a CDS encoding TIGR02450 family Trp-rich protein produces MQRKQKFPHLVGSKWTAHQKVEGWRHFQVVNRKNQGSWVFAEMVAACDPNVRFWINAKLLKQRSLWQAGWQSLTESSQDAL; encoded by the coding sequence ATGCAACGAAAACAAAAGTTTCCCCATCTGGTGGGGTCAAAATGGACAGCGCATCAGAAGGTGGAGGGTTGGCGACACTTTCAGGTGGTGAATCGCAAAAACCAGGGTTCATGGGTGTTTGCAGAAATGGTGGCAGCCTGTGATCCCAATGTTCGCTTTTGGATTAATGCCAAGCTGTTGAAGCAGCGATCGCTCTGGCAGGCGGGCTGGCAATCCCTAACGGAGAGCAGTCAGGACGCTTTGTAA
- a CDS encoding Npun_R2479 family HD domain-containing metalloprotein has product MFNATEILINAFVQQLKAGYRKTYGNLKADYADIIAWAGGMALENIANSDALYHDVEHTILVTLVGQEVLRGKHIREGGVSPEDWLHFIISLACHDIGYVRGVCRQDQENLCATGINGTRIALPAGATDAALTMYHVDRGKLFIEERFGGHKLLDTETIKRNIELTRFPVPSEEDHQDTSNYPGLVRASDLIGQLSDPRYLKKITALFYEFEEIGMNKVLNYCTPGELRQNYAQFYWKTVHPYIQPALRFLNLTQQGQQITASLYANVFVVEHEEM; this is encoded by the coding sequence ATGTTCAACGCAACCGAAATTCTGATTAATGCCTTTGTTCAGCAATTGAAAGCTGGATACCGCAAGACTTATGGCAATCTCAAAGCCGACTATGCCGATATCATTGCCTGGGCCGGAGGCATGGCCTTGGAAAATATTGCCAATAGCGATGCCCTCTATCACGACGTTGAGCATACGATTCTGGTTACCCTGGTGGGTCAGGAAGTGCTGCGGGGAAAGCACATCCGGGAAGGTGGCGTGTCACCGGAAGACTGGTTGCATTTCATTATTTCTCTCGCCTGCCACGACATTGGATATGTGCGGGGAGTGTGTCGGCAGGATCAGGAAAACCTCTGCGCAACAGGAATTAACGGCACCCGCATCGCCTTACCTGCCGGTGCAACGGATGCAGCTCTGACCATGTACCACGTCGATCGCGGCAAGTTGTTCATTGAAGAGCGCTTCGGCGGACACAAGTTGCTGGATACCGAAACCATCAAGCGCAACATTGAACTGACCCGCTTTCCCGTTCCGTCAGAAGAAGACCACCAGGACACCTCAAACTACCCCGGTCTGGTGAGAGCCTCTGATTTAATCGGTCAACTCAGTGACCCGCGTTATTTGAAGAAAATCACCGCCCTCTTCTATGAATTTGAAGAGATTGGCATGAATAAAGTTCTCAACTACTGTACCCCTGGTGAGTTACGTCAGAACTATGCTCAGTTCTACTGGAAAACGGTTCATCCCTATATCCAACCAGCGCTCCGGTTTCTCAACCTGACCCAGCAAGGCCAGCAAATTACCGCCAGCCTATACGCCAATGTGTTCGTGGTGGAACACGAGGAGATGTAG
- the clpS gene encoding ATP-dependent Clp protease adapter ClpS → MSVIDAVSSIVASVPATAPTRSSETVRQHYPNYKVIVLNDDFNTFEHVANCLVKYVPGMTPDRAWELTNQVHFDGQAVVWVGPLEQAELYHMQLDREGLTMAPLEAA, encoded by the coding sequence ATGAGCGTTATCGATGCGGTAAGTTCCATAGTTGCTTCTGTTCCTGCAACAGCCCCAACTCGCTCCAGCGAAACCGTTCGCCAACACTATCCCAATTACAAAGTGATCGTGCTAAACGATGATTTCAATACCTTTGAGCACGTAGCCAACTGTCTGGTCAAGTACGTTCCGGGTATGACCCCCGATCGCGCCTGGGAACTGACCAATCAGGTTCACTTTGACGGTCAGGCCGTAGTTTGGGTTGGCCCCCTGGAACAAGCTGAACTTTACCACATGCAACTCGATCGAGAGGGATTGACAATGGCCCCGCTAGAAGCAGCCTGA
- the lnt gene encoding apolipoprotein N-acyltransferase codes for MTQPSFPPFPKRFLSLSSTPLFQLGLAFVSGVGMALAAAPINAWGLAWIAMAPLWITVVRSGIGGQKSGKTRSLNPQSPIPNLQSPIPFALLWGIGYHGTALSWITGLHPLMWLGIPWLGSVAIVLFCWAFITLWGAALVVIWAWILGRLSQFKIQNSKFKIILVGTALWCGLEWLWSFTPLYWTSLAFTQSPGNLLILHLGQLSGPSLITAAIVAINGLLALAWLQVSQNSKSKIQNSFALLSAIALFLGLHAVGFVLYSQPLSQSPDTALKVGIVQGNVPTRIKLSTQGIRRAIEGYVTGYEVLANQGVQAVLTPEGALPIFWDADRNPFRQAVLRQGVAAWLGIFVQQERQITQSLLAIAGNGEVVGRYNKIKLVPLGEYIPFQEVLGAIINRLSPIEASMIPGTSAQRLETPFGRAIASICYESAFPELFRAQAAAGGQFILTASNLDPYSEVLMAQHQAQDLMRAIETDRWAVRATNTGYSGIIDPHGQILWRSQPHTYETYAATIYRRQTQTLYVRWGDWCTPLLLGLAAIVVVVSPRGDRRAGSVCPPHHCQTSLQGLITTPYRSRSKCVTITY; via the coding sequence ATGACCCAACCAAGCTTCCCACCGTTCCCCAAACGATTTCTCAGCCTCTCCTCCACTCCCCTCTTTCAATTGGGACTGGCGTTTGTGAGCGGTGTCGGAATGGCACTGGCCGCCGCCCCGATCAATGCCTGGGGTTTAGCCTGGATCGCAATGGCACCGTTATGGATAACCGTTGTGAGATCGGGGATCGGGGGTCAGAAGTCTGGTAAAACGCGATCGCTGAATCCCCAATCCCCAATCCCCAATCTCCAATCCCCAATTCCCTTTGCTCTCTTGTGGGGCATCGGCTATCACGGCACGGCTCTCTCCTGGATTACCGGATTGCATCCTCTCATGTGGCTGGGGATTCCGTGGCTGGGTAGTGTAGCGATCGTGCTTTTCTGCTGGGCCTTCATCACCCTCTGGGGAGCCGCCCTGGTGGTCATTTGGGCATGGATATTGGGACGACTGAGCCAATTCAAAATTCAAAATTCAAAATTCAAAATTATCTTGGTGGGAACTGCTCTCTGGTGTGGCCTGGAGTGGCTGTGGAGCTTCACCCCGCTCTACTGGACTTCGCTCGCATTCACCCAAAGTCCTGGAAACCTGCTCATTCTGCACCTGGGACAACTCTCTGGCCCATCCCTGATCACCGCTGCGATCGTCGCCATTAACGGTCTACTGGCCCTTGCATGGCTGCAAGTTAGCCAGAATTCAAAATCCAAAATCCAAAATTCTTTTGCCTTGCTGAGTGCGATCGCCCTTTTTCTTGGCCTCCATGCTGTGGGATTCGTCCTCTATAGCCAGCCTCTCAGCCAGTCTCCTGATACGGCTTTAAAGGTTGGCATTGTGCAGGGTAATGTGCCAACTCGGATTAAATTATCTACCCAAGGAATTCGACGGGCGATCGAGGGCTATGTTACAGGCTATGAGGTGCTGGCCAATCAGGGGGTACAGGCCGTATTAACCCCAGAGGGAGCTTTGCCGATCTTTTGGGATGCCGATCGCAATCCATTCCGACAGGCCGTTTTGAGACAAGGAGTAGCCGCCTGGTTGGGAATTTTTGTCCAGCAGGAGCGCCAGATTACTCAAAGTTTGCTGGCGATCGCGGGTAATGGAGAGGTGGTTGGCCGATACAACAAAATTAAGCTAGTGCCCCTGGGAGAGTACATTCCCTTTCAGGAAGTCCTGGGAGCAATCATTAACCGCCTGTCTCCGATTGAGGCATCGATGATCCCAGGAACTTCAGCCCAACGGCTGGAGACTCCCTTTGGTCGGGCGATCGCCAGCATTTGTTACGAATCCGCCTTTCCAGAACTATTTCGGGCACAGGCTGCCGCCGGAGGCCAATTCATTCTCACCGCCTCTAACCTGGATCCTTACAGTGAGGTCTTGATGGCCCAACATCAGGCCCAGGATTTAATGCGAGCGATTGAAACCGATCGCTGGGCTGTGCGAGCTACCAACACAGGTTATTCAGGCATCATTGATCCCCACGGGCAAATTCTCTGGCGATCGCAGCCCCATACCTATGAAACGTATGCAGCAACCATCTACCGTCGCCAGACTCAAACCCTATATGTGCGTTGGGGAGATTGGTGCACTCCGCTATTGCTAGGACTGGCGGCGATCGTGGTGGTCGTTTCACCCAGGGGCGATCGCAGAGCAGGATCCGTGTGCCCCCCCCATCATTGCCAGACCTCGTTACAAGGATTGATAACTACGCCCTATCGCTCTCGAAGTAAGTGCGTTACGATCACTTACTAG
- a CDS encoding methyltransferase has protein sequence MRATTLSQAPAGQRSIAILKRCHEAMTENGRVLLVEQVIPPGNAPFLGKLLDVNMLVMCPGGKERTADEYRDLLTAAGFRLTRIVPTAGLVSVIEGVRG, from the coding sequence ATGCGAGCAACTACTCTTTCCCAAGCTCCTGCAGGTCAGCGATCGATCGCGATTCTGAAACGCTGCCACGAAGCCATGACAGAAAACGGTCGAGTGCTGCTGGTGGAACAGGTAATTCCCCCTGGGAATGCCCCTTTTCTGGGTAAACTGCTGGATGTCAATATGCTGGTGATGTGTCCTGGCGGCAAAGAGCGCACTGCCGACGAATACCGAGATTTACTGACAGCAGCAGGATTTCGATTAACCCGAATTGTACCTACTGCCGGATTGGTGAGTGTTATAGAAGGGGTTAGGGGTTAA
- a CDS encoding LysR family transcriptional regulator: MNISQLQILVAVVEYGSFSDAALQLQTSQSAVSRAIAALEAELGATLLSRGRFGARLTPLGERVLVHSRKILQARDSIDYEIYLEKSLSGGRVRVASFRSAATHLLPPLIAQFCQRCPHVNITLTELAPTEVELALREGRVDIGIVPLPRSSEELETWEIARDEFVVLLPPTANPVPQQLTWEDLSPYSFILYNYAECTSAVREHWAAWGQEFKVAHEIKADSTIVSMVSQGLGAAVLPRLAAIPIPEGVQVRSLPVPLERVIGAAVLSNMLHSPAVFTFLDLLRGTGVFTKACFSLEHD, translated from the coding sequence ATGAATATTTCTCAGTTACAAATTTTAGTTGCGGTCGTGGAGTATGGCAGTTTTTCTGATGCCGCCCTTCAGTTACAAACCTCTCAGTCCGCTGTGAGTCGGGCGATCGCAGCTTTAGAAGCAGAACTGGGGGCAACCCTCCTGTCGCGGGGCCGCTTTGGTGCCCGCCTTACGCCTCTAGGAGAACGAGTGCTGGTGCATAGCCGCAAAATCTTGCAGGCCAGAGATAGCATTGATTATGAGATTTATTTGGAAAAAAGTTTAAGTGGGGGGCGGGTACGGGTTGCCTCGTTCCGCAGTGCTGCCACTCATTTGTTGCCACCGTTAATTGCCCAATTTTGCCAGCGCTGTCCCCACGTCAATATCACACTAACGGAACTGGCACCGACCGAGGTAGAACTGGCGCTGCGAGAAGGACGGGTAGATATTGGGATTGTGCCACTGCCGCGATCGTCCGAGGAATTGGAAACCTGGGAAATCGCCAGGGATGAATTTGTCGTACTGCTGCCGCCGACGGCCAACCCTGTCCCGCAGCAATTGACCTGGGAGGATCTCTCCCCCTATTCCTTTATTCTTTACAACTATGCCGAATGTACGTCTGCAGTACGGGAGCACTGGGCAGCCTGGGGTCAGGAGTTTAAGGTCGCCCACGAAATTAAAGCCGATTCGACGATCGTCAGCATGGTTTCGCAAGGATTGGGAGCGGCTGTACTGCCTCGTCTGGCGGCGATTCCAATTCCAGAGGGGGTGCAGGTTCGTTCTCTTCCTGTGCCCCTGGAGCGAGTCATCGGCGCAGCCGTTCTGTCCAATATGCTCCACTCCCCAGCCGTGTTCACCTTCCTGGATCTGCTGCGGGGAACCGGGGTGTTTACAAAAGCTTGTTTTTCTTTAGAACACGATTAA
- a CDS encoding cupin domain-containing protein, which translates to MFELLSYQKFRDTPKVRFFDITINESNARDLVFHDGPAVSPNNTPEGHWQFYLHPRQEDNLLALSGGRTFYLVNFDWEYPFHMVRLEAGGDILRIPPGTFHRSVSDPDGSLVLNQAVRYASATVESEFRVYNSADIPRLLQVTSNTAPPPKMHGFDKISLRVA; encoded by the coding sequence ATGTTTGAGTTGCTTTCTTACCAAAAATTTCGTGATACCCCGAAAGTCCGATTTTTTGACATCACAATCAACGAGTCCAATGCCCGCGATCTGGTGTTTCATGATGGGCCTGCTGTTAGCCCCAATAACACCCCAGAGGGACACTGGCAGTTTTATCTCCATCCTCGTCAGGAAGACAATCTCTTAGCTCTATCAGGTGGCCGCACATTTTATCTCGTTAACTTTGACTGGGAATATCCCTTCCACATGGTGCGCCTGGAAGCAGGGGGAGATATTCTCCGGATTCCTCCTGGCACCTTTCACCGCTCCGTATCGGATCCGGATGGTTCTCTGGTTCTGAATCAGGCCGTTCGTTACGCTTCTGCGACGGTAGAAAGCGAGTTCCGGGTTTACAACAGTGCGGACATTCCCCGGTTGCTGCAAGTCACCTCCAATACGGCTCCTCCTCCCAAGATGCATGGGTTTGACAAGATTTCGTTGCGGGTGGCTTAG
- the coaD gene encoding pantetheine-phosphate adenylyltransferase, which translates to MLAIYPGSFDPVTLGHLDVIERGCCLFEKVVVAVLRNPNKAPLFTVAERMEQIRRATTHLTNVEVDSFDGLTVTYAKMRQAKVLLRGLRVLSDFEMELQMAHTNKTLSDDVETVFLATSNEHSFLSSSLVKEIAKFGGSIDHLVPPSVVPDIYRCYAKTPPEPVPTTDSTQLLELHKTASPQEKV; encoded by the coding sequence GTGCTTGCAATTTACCCTGGCAGCTTTGATCCCGTTACCCTCGGTCATCTCGATGTGATCGAGCGGGGATGTTGTTTGTTTGAAAAGGTCGTGGTCGCTGTTCTTCGCAATCCGAACAAAGCACCTCTATTTACCGTAGCGGAGCGCATGGAGCAGATTCGTCGAGCCACAACCCATTTAACCAATGTTGAGGTGGATAGTTTCGATGGGTTAACAGTGACCTACGCCAAAATGCGCCAAGCTAAAGTGCTGCTGCGAGGATTGCGAGTACTCTCCGACTTCGAGATGGAATTGCAAATGGCTCATACCAACAAAACCCTCTCGGATGATGTAGAAACGGTTTTTCTAGCAACTTCTAACGAACATAGCTTTTTAAGCAGTAGTTTAGTAAAAGAAATTGCTAAATTTGGCGGTTCTATCGATCACCTTGTTCCCCCCTCTGTCGTCCCTGATATTTACAGATGCTACGCCAAGACCCCTCCGGAACCGGTCCCGACCACGGATTCAACCCAACTGCTGGAGCTGCACAAAACGGCGTCTCCTCAAGAGAAGGTGTGA
- a CDS encoding dienelactone hydrolase family protein, translated as MEIQAGWVKVPNGDLQIDSYLAEPQGAGPFPGIVVIQEIFGVNSHIRDVTERIAREGYVAIAPAIFQRTAPGFEVGYTEEDTALGRQHKDMTKAEELLLDIQAAINFLKTKPNVKPDKFGAIGFCFGGHVVYLAATLPDITATASFYGGGIATMMPGGGPPTITRTPQIKGTLYAFFGTQDPLIPNEQADQIEAELAKHNISHKVFRYPVSHGFFCDQRADYNPDAAKDAWEQVKELFGQNL; from the coding sequence ATGGAGATTCAAGCAGGTTGGGTAAAAGTGCCCAATGGGGATTTACAAATCGATTCCTACCTGGCAGAACCCCAGGGAGCAGGGCCGTTCCCAGGAATCGTCGTGATTCAGGAAATTTTTGGGGTCAATTCCCACATTCGGGATGTGACGGAGCGGATTGCCCGGGAAGGCTATGTGGCGATCGCCCCAGCCATCTTCCAGCGCACGGCTCCTGGATTTGAAGTCGGCTACACCGAAGAAGATACGGCCCTGGGACGGCAACATAAGGACATGACTAAAGCGGAAGAATTGTTGCTGGATATTCAAGCCGCGATCAATTTCCTGAAAACCAAACCGAATGTAAAACCAGACAAGTTTGGGGCGATCGGTTTTTGCTTCGGCGGCCATGTGGTTTATCTCGCGGCCACCTTACCCGACATCACGGCTACGGCCTCTTTTTACGGCGGCGGCATTGCTACCATGATGCCCGGAGGCGGCCCGCCGACCATTACCCGCACGCCTCAAATTAAGGGTACGCTGTACGCCTTCTTTGGCACCCAGGATCCCTTAATTCCTAACGAACAGGCTGACCAGATTGAAGCGGAATTAGCAAAACATAACATTTCCCACAAAGTGTTCCGCTATCCGGTCAGTCATGGCTTTTTTTGTGATCAACGGGCAGACTACAACCCCGATGCGGCTAAAGATGCCTGGGAGCAGGTAAAGGAATTGTTTGGCCAAAATCTCTAA
- a CDS encoding SLBB domain-containing protein translates to MNTAAYKSQIMVQRLLWGVLLSPALLLDASGAIAQVPQQAPAQPTVRPAAQPFAQPFAQPNPAPFNDDGYLLGSGDRIKVEVFDVPEFTGEYLVLPNGTINMPVVGPIPVQNRTLQQAGKTISARYAAVLQRPTVTVGLVTARPIRIAISGEVNRPGSYTVSATPTAEGGATLSRTLQLAEGITQAADLRRVQIRRVQAYGSSAGQVMTVDLWSLLQNADLQQDLQLRDGDSIFIPATTAVNLEEARQLSAANFAARNNRPLKVAVVGEVYRPGPYTLLEGAVGQPNQLINPNLLQVPSVTRAIQIAGGITQSADIRNVQVRRLTRSGPPQIIKLDFWKLLKTGDVLQDLPLQDGDTVEIPTATSITDNELTALGAASFSPDKITVNVVGEVKVPGPVSILPNSPLNQAILAAGGFVNNRASKTVTLIRLNPNGTVEKREIGTNFAQGVSQQNNPALRNNDIIVVKRNGLATFSDGLNSVLGPFNGILGVFRLFGLGI, encoded by the coding sequence ATGAATACTGCTGCTTACAAATCTCAGATAATGGTGCAACGGCTGCTTTGGGGGGTGCTGCTCTCCCCCGCCTTGCTGCTGGATGCCAGTGGCGCGATTGCTCAGGTTCCTCAACAGGCACCTGCTCAGCCCACTGTTCGACCTGCTGCCCAACCGTTTGCCCAACCGTTTGCCCAACCCAATCCGGCACCATTTAATGACGATGGCTACCTGCTCGGGTCGGGCGATCGCATTAAAGTGGAAGTTTTTGATGTTCCCGAATTCACCGGGGAATACCTGGTTCTGCCCAATGGCACGATTAATATGCCAGTGGTGGGGCCAATTCCGGTGCAAAACCGCACTTTACAGCAGGCCGGGAAGACGATTTCAGCCCGGTATGCCGCCGTGTTGCAGCGCCCTACGGTGACAGTAGGATTGGTAACTGCCCGCCCAATCCGGATTGCCATTTCTGGAGAAGTCAATCGTCCTGGTTCTTACACGGTCTCTGCAACACCGACGGCAGAGGGAGGAGCCACCCTCAGTCGGACTTTGCAACTTGCCGAAGGGATTACTCAGGCGGCTGATCTGCGGCGGGTACAAATTCGGCGGGTGCAAGCCTACGGTTCTAGTGCGGGTCAGGTGATGACCGTTGATTTGTGGAGTTTGCTGCAGAATGCGGATCTGCAACAAGATTTGCAACTCCGAGATGGCGACAGTATCTTCATTCCAGCTACAACGGCGGTCAATCTGGAAGAAGCACGACAATTATCTGCAGCCAACTTCGCAGCTCGGAATAATCGACCCTTAAAGGTTGCGGTAGTTGGGGAGGTGTACCGTCCCGGCCCTTATACCTTATTGGAAGGAGCGGTAGGGCAACCGAATCAGTTAATTAACCCAAACTTACTGCAAGTCCCCAGTGTCACCCGTGCGATTCAAATTGCTGGGGGCATTACTCAATCTGCAGATATTCGGAATGTGCAAGTTCGTCGATTGACCCGCTCTGGGCCTCCTCAAATCATTAAATTAGACTTTTGGAAGTTATTAAAAACGGGAGATGTGCTACAAGATTTACCTCTACAAGATGGGGATACCGTGGAAATCCCCACTGCTACAAGTATTACTGACAATGAATTAACTGCTTTAGGAGCCGCTAGTTTTTCACCCGATAAAATTACGGTTAATGTTGTTGGTGAAGTAAAGGTGCCAGGGCCAGTTTCTATTCTGCCGAATTCACCTCTAAATCAGGCTATTTTGGCGGCTGGCGGATTTGTCAATAATCGAGCGAGCAAGACCGTTACACTGATTCGTTTAAATCCGAATGGAACCGTTGAGAAACGAGAAATTGGTACTAATTTTGCTCAAGGAGTTAGTCAACAAAATAATCCGGCCTTGCGAAATAATGACATTATTGTTGTGAAACGAAATGGTCTGGCAACATTTTCAGATGGATTGAACTCAGTGCTAGGGCCTTTTAATGGCATTTTGGGAGTGTTCAGGTTGTTTGGATTGGGTATCTAA